Below is a window of Phoenix dactylifera cultivar Barhee BC4 unplaced genomic scaffold, palm_55x_up_171113_PBpolish2nd_filt_p 000097F, whole genome shotgun sequence DNA.
ATCTTTCAGTACCTTGCTAGCTCCTGACTTCATGTATGGGTCACTGAGCAACTGCATGCGTACCATAAAGAGTTACCATAAATTGTTTCGAGGAGTTGATAACAATAGCAGAAAAACTACTAAGCCCCTTCATGCATGCGTATAATGAATCGGCTAGAAAACTAAACAATGCAAAGTAATAATTTTGTCCCACACTCCATTAATGGGGCAATAATAACTGGCTAACATCCAGTTTGTTCTTCTTATCCGCAGTTGAAGTGGGAATGGAGTCACACTAGCTAACACGTACTTTGCCAGTCTtattagcttgactccttcagtTATAACCACTTATTATGTTACTATAACATGCTGCGAAATACTTGCACGTAAATGTAATAAAGCAGCAGGTTATAGTGAGAAACTAAACTATAGTGGCTATAGTAACTACTAAAAAACACGCTTCATTGCTTGCACTTCAATCGTCACTAGAACTGGAAATTAAAGGAAGTCGACGGTGTTACCTGTACTTGCTCCTGTAGAAATCTGATATAATTGATTGCCTCATGTAGTACTGATGCAGTATCAGTCTGAAATCGAACAAAAGATAAATTTGGAAAACTTTTATGTTGTTTAGCAGGGAATCAACGCATTGTAATACATTTGTAAATATTTACCTTTCCAAAGGGTGACACAATTTGTTGGAGTGCAGTGATTTTATCTGCCAACTTTACTTTAGGTGCCTGCAACTGTATGGAGAaaattactttttatttttctactgtACTTATTGGGTTTTATAAACAATATGGTTTGCTTcctttttgcttttgtttttgaaaataaagTTCAGAGTGCCACTATCCCCAGTCGAAGTGGATTTCTCTCTAGTGCAAGCACTTAGAGAAGGGCCAGCATCTAAGAAGAGGCAAGGTCTCCTTTGGCTCCATTTAACTGCCTTCCACTTTAATTAAATGAATGTGTAAACTAGGAATGAAATGAAGAAATACGTACGTATCAGTTAACATTTATTCTACTGGACTTGGATATATACAACTTACCTTGAGAGATGATGTAGTTGAGTTCTCATGTTTAGATTTCTTGAAGAGAGTTTCTGAACTGTCATctgatcttttcttttttccttcactTGTTGTTGCACTGCTTCTCCCATTTCCTCTCGTCTACAAGTAACAAATTGAACTCTTATTTTTCacccataaaaaaaagaaaaaagaaatactaaagaactgTTGAGATGCTGGAGAATACATTATAAGTTATCAATCCATATTGATAATAATTTAAATTAAGAAATATTGATGGCACTCACTGATGAATTATCAAAGACTTGCTTCTTACTATCAGATGAATCTGAGACTTTTGTATAAGACTTAGAGGCTCGTAAGTCCACTGCTGGCTTGTTCAAAGAGTCAGTAAAAGAGATAAGCTCTGATAAATTCCTCGTGTTAGACCAAGGCACGTCTGTCATCCCACTGCAGAACTTGTTGTTGAGGCCCATAAGTAAATTGCTGACACCAATCTGGTGTCCAATATTGTTAGTACTAAACGGCCTTAGAAATGAAGGCATAGAAGCTCCCATGTCCTGATGATGTTGGCTTTCTTCTTTTGTATCGTGGTCATAACATGGCACGTAACTTGTATTTGTGTCTCCTCCCATTCCACTGCCAGGATATGATGGCGAATTAGGAATCTCGTGTTTGATataagaaatatttgatgtGGAATACCGAGCCATAGAGGGATTAATCGAAACGTTGCATGTCGATGGTGGATTGAGCTGTGGATTTGGAGGAGCGATGGACCAGTTGCTAACCAAATCCGATAAGTTTGTCAGTCTTTCAGCTGGCTCCATGATGCTTCCATTATAGCTTGTCAACTGTTTATCCAAGCTGTTGAGCGAACATGGTTGCGTGAACTCCCAACTATTGTCCATCTTCTTGAGGTAATCACAGGCTGGGTCGAACATCTCTGTCGTCAGGCTCTTGGAGGTCAGCACCTCGAGGAAGTTCTCTCCGTTATCATGATTGCTGTGCAAGTCTCCACCACTTCCAACGTTTCTGAAAGACCAAGTTCAAAGCTTTTACCTCCAAGATTCTTCGTGGTGCATAACATTTAATGGTCGTATCAACAAGAAGTAACTGATTCCTGAGTTCTATAAGTGACTAAAATTTGATATACCCAGATTTAATTGTCAGGTAGGAAAGTTTGATTTGCTTAACTATTACCGGAACTACTAAAGAAAGCATAATAACCAATGAAATATTAAAAGCAATACGTAAAGATCTTTTTGGAGAAAAGATTCAAAGAACCTGGGCTAGCCTCTCCACTATTTTAGTTGCTAATTGCTGGAGATCACTTCTCTAGATCTCCATCTGTTTGCACCAGCATAATTTTTATCTACTTTCTTCTCCCCTAAGTTTGCACTACTACTTAATTAGTTAGATTCCttcttattaaaaagaaaaaaaaaaatcagagattCCCTCTTCACTAAGTTAAAATCAATATAAGGCTATGGACTGTACTCACAACAGAACTTGGCTCCATAAGTGGTTCTCGACCGGTTCGCCGGAGAGATTGGCAGAGGACGAATCCATGGTGAGGCCTGAATGGTTGGAAGTGTTGGTGAATGACGTGGTGGTGTTGGAGATGTCCTCGTCACAAGAGGAGTTGGAATGGGGATTCGGAGGCTGCCACCGGCCCATGGTGTTCCAAGATGAAAGAGGGTTCGCATGAACCTCCCACCAATTGTTGGGCGCCGTAGAGGAGCTAGCCACCGAGGCCTCAGACCCTTCTTGAGTCGCCATGCGAGAAAGCACGGAGAGAAGGGAATTCTTTGGCTTTTGATGGGGCGAGGAGGGCTTTTAAGGAGGATGTATCCGTTGGCATGACATCACCATGCGggcatttaaaaatttaaatcaagagaagagaggaagggggaggatGGGGACAACAAAGTATGCAGAGCCTCGTGTTCTTTCCACTGAGGTCGTGGGCAATTATTATAGGGAGGCCATGGGTCCTTCAAGGGCGTTAGGCTTTGAGCTTGTGGTTGGAGGTggtaggtctctctctctctctctctctctctctctcgtttcttTATAAGCATTACATTATTTGTGAACGAAAATAATGACCAAGAGAAGGTAatgctttttaatatcaaaactaggaGGAGCTAAGATTTCATTATGTTCATTAAATGCTTGAAACATGGTAGTGCTTGTATGGAGTTGCGTTTTGCTTTGATAATATCTATGCACcatcattatcatcatcataATTGCTGTTATCTTCTTAGTCCCTTGTTCTCAAAGAAATGACATCCGGGTAAGTATACACCCAAGTGGTCCCGTGTTGATTCGTTTAATACCTTGCAGTGCTCACCTTTTACTGTGGACAGCGAAAGCTTCCGTTCTTCACTGAAACCGAAGACGATTCCTGAATGCTTCCCTTAAAAACACTGTAGCTATCCACGCGTGCTCATGCTTGTTTGTTTATGGTAATCTCGAACCATTTTTATATATCAGTGGTGAAAATAGTTAGGTATCTTCTTTAGAATCTGCAACACTGCAAATATTCTCTGAAATGAATGTGATTCTTCTTTCATGATTCTTGTGTCATGTATCAAGGTTCGAAGGGGATTGGAGCTGGTGAATAGCTACAGAGCAGAATTTAAATGTGTTTAACTGATAtatcaaaaattttataatcctttGTCACTGGTTTCGTTAGTGTTGCTCTGAGAACGTATATCAGAAAAAAGATTTTAAGATAATAACATTAACTTATATCCCTTCCTAGGTAGTGCAAGTAAAACCAATGACAAAAACAGTGAAGGACAAGCTTGGTGTTGGTGGTGTTGGTGGAGTACAAACTTCAAGGATGCAATTGATTGCTTCCATGTTGCTTTTTCACATATGTTCTAGGAATGGTCTTCAATAAGAATGTGTGGAAAGAGATGTCTGGAGTGTGGAAGGGAAAATACCcatccaatgtttaccgaaaaACTGTGGGCCGATAGTGACTTGATAGCTGGAAAGGGTGGAGAATTTTGTGATGGAACTTTCTGTTTAGGGTTGAAAACCAGCTAGGGAGTAAGCTAATAGAAGTCCGAAGTACCAGAGATTCAGAGATTCATGGGAGAACCGAGCAAATAATCTACAGTGCAATGCAAAACGATATCTTTTGATCGAAAATTTAACACAAGAACCAAGACTAGGATTCTATAACCATCTCTACAGAAGAATCATAGTGTGACATTCCTGAAGCTTAATTCATAAGACAACAAAACTGAATTATTTCGAAATCTATAAGCTCGGTTGATGTAGACAAGAAAGACAGTAACAGTCCAACTTTAACTCAAATGCCTGTTACCCACCAACCACAGCATCAAAACCAACAAGACATGTAGAAACATTAATTCAACCAAATCTCATGAGAATCTAGTTTTAGTCTTTTCTGATACCTAATGCTACCAAATACGACGAGCACACGTGAGAGGGGAGTTGGTGGTGGCTCTATGCCGTGGTTTTGCTTTCATATACCAGTAAACAGTGAAAACCATCAAGGGAGCAAAGATTAGTGCACCAAGGTACTAACCTCCTTCCTCAGGCCCATGCCAGCGACATCACTATATATTGAAAGCAGGATCTTAATGCCGCATAAGCTGAATCAGCGTCCTGATGTAGAGGGACATGCGCATGCATTCATACTTCTTCATAATCTATCATAAACATTTCTTCACAAAGATCAAATCACCTCAACTAATCAATTAATCCACATAGCCATAGGTTAATTATCAAGAGAAACCATGTCAACACAGAAAATGATAACAAGATATGTGCACCAATTCTTTTGCATACTGAACTTCCGCTTCAATTATGTGATCTTTATTCTAATGCTTCTTTCTAAAAGCCAGAATTGCTTGCTTCAACCATGGTCTAGTAGGTGTGTGCAATTGGATGGTGGCTCCCCACCTCAACCTTAGGCTATGACATCTACATCCACTAGAAATCCCTATAAGACATTGCAAGGCTCTTTCCATCTCCTGAAGTACCTTTCGGAACCGTCATCAAGCACCGTTTGCACGCAGATCTTCTTCGCATCTCATCCACATCCATTAGTGTTTGTATTGAGGATTTGAAAATTAGGAGTACTGCTCTAATAATCCTACTAATTTAATGAAGTCCATGGGATGAGAATGAGATTGGCTAGCTttaattaggtcaaggaaaGGCACTCCATCAAAAAAGGAATGTTGTGACATGGACAGCAATCccattccttctctctctctctctcttcttttcttttacttttaagaAATGCTCGACACCTCTAGGCCTATAGTCTCTAGACTTGAAACATATAACCTTCTTTAGTTTGGTGCTCCTGGGAAATCTAATAGGCTAAGCGCTGCCAGTATCACTAGATCACGGAACTGACGAGGTTGTCCAAGACCAATCCTTGACGTGCATGTACGGCATGCCACGGGCCGATAGAGCTAAATTCGATGTATCCAACGATTGTTCGATGGTACGATCACGGATGGTAACATTCCATTAATCctaccagtttttttttttttttttttgttctgaggtgctccaTTCCTACCAAGTTGGCACACGACAAGTGTCAATATCATCTCTAGCTCATTCATTCATTGAAGCCATGGCTTCAACAAGAGAAAGAAGCACAAAACTCTCACCAGCACGCcttcttttgttgttttttttttccaccaaTGCTAATATAACCGAAAGGCTAATGAGGCCATTATCTCACTGAGTGGAAGCCCTTGTCGTTTAGTTACGGGAAAGCTCTTGGAGGGTCAATGACTGGTGGACAAGTGTCCAAATGAAGGGGAGGGGCCTACCTTTGAGAGGGGACAAGACAAAAGATGATTCGTGCAATAAGCACGCGAACCTTTCCAAAAAATAAAGCATTAGAGGAGGAGTTTGTTTACTTAATCACCGGCAAGCTAAGGAGAGCTTTATTTAATCCATGTTGACCCTGCTTTTGTCAATCAGCACCTATAGAAACCACAGAGGCAAGGAGAGGCTAAAGGCAAAGGAATTCCTGCCTTCTAATGATCTCTTTCcattcctctctttctctctctctttttaaagACAAGGCCAAGTTGAGATGTAAGGTCTGCCCACTTTCCACTAAGGTTGGTGGGCGTGGACCCTGATGGGTGACGGAAATGGCTCCTTATGGAACCGGAGTTAAAGTTTGGAAACtaggaggggggaggggagcGTGTGTCCATTATTTGGTGGAGGACATGGGGAGTGGGATGTGTGAAAGGGTCTTAAGGTTCACCTTGGGGGAGATGATGAGAGAGGGTTCTAGGGGAGGAAGGCCATGGTAATGTCAACGCGTTGGGGTCTTTTGGTTGACAGAGGGTCCTCATGATCTATAGTGCATTGGGGTGGATGGAAGGGTGGAGTCAAAAGGTCAGTAATGTCTTATGGAATGTGTGCAATACTGTCATGGATAGTACTTGATATCATGGTAGACTCCGGCATCTTTTCTCCTTGGAGCTACATACGTTGGATGGTGAAAAGTATGCAAAACCAGGCCAGTGGGTGTAATATTTTAGGTTGAGGCCCAACGCATGCTGAGCTGAAGAGCATCATCGTGTTCAAAACCCGAGCACGCGATAGGAGATGCGTTTGTTTCTTGGAAAAAAGCAGCAATAGACCCCTTCTCATGCGTGTAGGTAGAAAACAGTGACTTTAAACCACCACTTCATGTAGGTACATCGAATCCAGGAAGGAAAAGTGCAACAATATGTGCGGATTTCTTCTATTTGTGCTCAGTTATTTGATGGGGATATTGCATACGTACTGCCCGTGGCAGCCTCAGAaagtgtgtctatatatatatatatatatatacagagagagagagagagagagagagagaatagatAGAGTAAAGATATCCACATAAATTGATAGCCATGGATTAAGATGCAGTCGAACAGCACTCGGGCCGTCAAGGGCTTAAAAATGTCCCACTTCCAAGAAAGAGGCACACAGCCTTACTTTTCAAGAAAGGATGGGAAATACCAGAATAATGCCTTTGGTCGAAGGTGGAGTCCATCTCCAAGGGCTTGCACTACAATGGTAGACAGTGATACATTCATATGATACATCTCCAAAGTCTGCATTACCATAGGAGATTGAGATGCGGAAAGTATGGAATTGAATTGGTCTTCTATGGCATGAGTGGGTTGTACATGGCCAAGCCATTAGCTCGGCTATGGTGATTGAGTAGATTCGAGATCGGGGTTGTGCTATTGGGGGGAGGCTGCTGCTCCACGACATTCGCAGACTACTGAGAGAGTGTGGCTCCTATCAGACCACACATGTTTACAGGAAAGCAAATGGTGCCACAAACTGGGTTGCCTCCTTTTCGGCTCACCACTATGGAGACTTTTTTTGGGCCAACCACCGGTCCGTGCCTGAGCCATTGCATGACCtcattttttctgattttgttggccacATTCACACCCATTGTGTGTGAGCCattgttgtaccaaaaaaaaaaagcattgatCCTCTATTTGAGTGCCAATCGAACTCTAATCCCATGTTCGAGTTGGAGGAGGAGATTAACTCCAACTCCTTGTGAACTCTCCTAGATGTTAGGAAAACCCTAGCCCCTGCTTCTATTAAATCACCCCCTACCTTGGAGATGCACGACAACCGACGATCCTCTCTCTCTACATATATATCGATTTTGAATTGTCATGCCGCAAACACCATTCTTACCAGGATCTATTGCATCAACCTTGCCATACACCTTCCACTTCATCAATACCCTCTCTCCTTCCTGTTCCGACCTTGGGTTGTGGCCGCTAGTCTGTATTCCATCAAGAACTACCATATTTCTCATCCTGAATCTCCTATTTCGGCATCCATCTCGTCTCCTACTCTATTGTTCACTGACCTCATCACTTGTTTCAAGCCATCAATTATCCAATTGGAAAGAAGAAAGTAATTTCCTTGGTCTGCTCaatttgaatctcttaaaagtattaaaaaaatagaaaatttcacaaaaataggATCTAGGTCTCTTTTTCTTTAATGAATAAATCATAAACCAAGTTACATAGTCTCTATTTATACTAAAGATGAAAGGGGACCAGATAATATTCGTTtgaatctattttcatatccGAATCTATATAGACATGGATAGAAATTTGAACATCCAGCTATTATTTGCATCCACAACTATATTCGTCAAAGAAAAatgaatatggatatagatagaCAACTATCCGATCTATATCCAAATATCCGATTCTATGTATAACcctattaaattttatatagaattcattaacttttaagaaaaatatataaccaCATTAACATGCTATTTATTTGACTTACCATCTACTTAGTAATATCATTGATTTTGtggtcataaaatttaattatccaaCTTGTATCTGTATATATCTTCATACTCCCAATATCCAATTTATGTCGGCAtccgtttaaaacaaatatggatataaatttttgcatctgattaattttcagatccatatttgtcttcatcagataaaataaaaatggatatggatatactaAAATCTGATCCATATTCGATCAAGTTTTAGCCCTAATTTATACTAGTGATA
It encodes the following:
- the LOC103722337 gene encoding transcription factor bHLH110, with amino-acid sequence MATQEGSEASVASSSTAPNNWWEVHANPLSSWNTMGRWQPPNPHSNSSCDEDISNTTTSFTNTSNHSGLTMDSSSANLSGEPVENHLWSQVLLNVGSGGDLHSNHDNGENFLEVLTSKSLTTEMFDPACDYLKKMDNSWEFTQPCSLNSLDKQLTSYNGSIMEPAERLTNLSDLVSNWSIAPPNPQLNPPSTCNVSINPSMARYSTSNISYIKHEIPNSPSYPGSGMGGDTNTSYVPCYDHDTKEESQHHQDMGASMPSFLRPFSTNNIGHQIGVSNLLMGLNNKFCSGMTDVPWSNTRNLSELISFTDSLNKPAVDLRASKSYTKVSDSSDSKKQVFDNSSTRGNGRSSATTSEGKKKRSDDSSETLFKKSKHENSTTSSLKLQAPKVKLADKITALQQIVSPFGKTDTASVLHEAINYIRFLQEQVQLLSDPYMKSGASKDRNTWGVLERTDKSEPKLDLRSRGLCLVPISCTPQAYRDNNGPDYWMPTYRGCLYR